One stretch of Paenibacillus sp. FSL R5-0341 DNA includes these proteins:
- the sufU gene encoding Fe-S cluster assembly sulfur transfer protein SufU yields the protein MQLDDLYRRVIMDHYKNPRNRGTFDNDAVTVNLNNPTCGDRISLQILLKDGIVQEAKYTGEGCSISMSSASMMTEAVKGKTMEQALDIANRFSSLMKGEEVDFDDYEDLEALSGVNKFPARIKCATLAWNALRKGIDEENKVQ from the coding sequence ATGCAACTTGATGATCTGTACAGACGTGTTATAATGGACCACTACAAAAACCCGCGTAACCGCGGAACATTTGATAATGACGCTGTTACGGTGAATTTGAACAATCCAACGTGCGGCGACCGGATTTCACTGCAAATTTTGCTGAAAGACGGAATCGTTCAGGAAGCTAAATATACGGGTGAAGGCTGCTCCATCAGCATGTCCTCGGCATCGATGATGACAGAGGCTGTCAAAGGCAAAACGATGGAACAGGCACTCGATATCGCTAACCGTTTTTCCTCACTGATGAAAGGTGAAGAAGTCGATTTCGACGATTATGAAGATCTCGAAGCCCTATCCGGTGTGAACAAGTTCCCTGCACGCATCAAATGTGCCACTCTGGCCTGGAATGCATTACGCAAAGGGATTGACGAAGAGAACAAAGTACAATAA
- a CDS encoding cysteine desulfurase has product MNPSIREQFPILHQEINGHPLVYLDSAATSQKPHAVIEAVKHYYEYENSNVHRGVHTLGSRATDAYEGAREKVAKFINARRTQEIIFTRGTTTALNLVASSYARANCKEGDEIVITQMEHHSNLIPWQQVAKETGATLKYIPLQPDGHIELADVEKTITNNTKIVAIAYVSNVMGLIHPVKQIAEIAHRNGAVIVVDGAQSTPHMKVDVQDLDCDFYALSGHKMCGPTGIGALYGKKALLESMEPIEFGGEMIDDVGLYESNWKELPWKFEGGTPIIAGAVGLGAAIDFLEQIGMDEIAHHESVLAAYATERLSEIDGLTIYGPAKRHVGVVTFNLGDVHPHDVATVLDASGVAIRAGHHCCQPLMRWLEVSSTARASFYLYNNEQDVDRLVSALIQTKEYFGDAT; this is encoded by the coding sequence ATGAACCCGTCCATTCGCGAGCAGTTCCCGATCCTCCACCAGGAAATTAACGGACACCCGCTCGTATATTTAGATAGTGCTGCAACTTCACAGAAGCCTCATGCTGTGATTGAAGCAGTCAAACATTATTATGAGTATGAGAACTCCAACGTGCATCGCGGTGTTCATACCCTTGGAAGCCGTGCAACGGACGCCTATGAAGGCGCACGTGAGAAGGTAGCCAAGTTTATCAATGCCCGCCGTACACAGGAAATTATCTTCACCCGCGGGACAACGACAGCCCTGAATCTGGTGGCTTCATCGTATGCCCGCGCCAATTGCAAAGAAGGCGATGAAATTGTTATCACGCAAATGGAGCACCATAGTAATCTGATTCCTTGGCAGCAGGTTGCCAAGGAGACAGGTGCAACATTGAAATACATCCCGCTCCAGCCTGACGGTCATATTGAATTGGCTGACGTGGAGAAGACGATTACGAACAATACTAAAATTGTAGCAATTGCTTATGTATCCAATGTTATGGGACTAATCCATCCTGTGAAACAAATTGCTGAAATTGCACATCGCAATGGTGCTGTCATCGTTGTAGATGGCGCACAAAGCACACCTCACATGAAGGTGGACGTTCAGGATCTGGACTGTGATTTCTATGCATTATCCGGTCACAAAATGTGCGGACCAACCGGAATCGGTGCACTCTACGGCAAAAAGGCGCTGCTGGAGTCCATGGAACCCATTGAGTTCGGCGGTGAAATGATCGATGATGTAGGTCTGTACGAATCCAACTGGAAAGAGCTTCCTTGGAAGTTCGAAGGCGGAACCCCAATTATCGCAGGTGCGGTAGGCTTGGGAGCTGCCATTGATTTTCTGGAGCAGATTGGTATGGATGAAATTGCACATCATGAAAGTGTGCTAGCAGCTTATGCGACGGAACGTCTGTCCGAAATTGATGGGTTAACGATCTATGGCCCAGCTAAGCGGCATGTGGGTGTCGTTACTTTTAACCTAGGTGATGTTCATCCGCATGATGTGGCAACTGTGCTTGATGCGAGTGGCGTAGCCATTCGTGCCGGACACCATTGCTGTCAACCGCTAATGCGCTGGCTTGAAGTTAGCTCAACAGCTCGTGCCAGCTTCTATCTATACAATAACGAACAAGATGTAGATCGGCTTGTCAGCGCCTTAATCCAGACAAAGGAGTATTTTGGCGATGCAACTTGA
- a CDS encoding M23 family metallopeptidase, whose translation MSVNPFEGYRITSSFGYRIHPIHGGQTFHRGIDLVTEPWNGPVYAFMEGRVRFASEGVTGSGFGGYGLTVALQDHRGYLHCYAHLSRIAVTVGQRVKRGQLIGNQGSTGQSTGPHVHYEIRKTSAPSYGYTASEDGVTEPGAYLQAEYGTASQEQEAPPMTTEQKRMFEAMQKTLEIQGGWIQQQKQLSNMACPTWAQEAFDYYRPYIMNDTGSYEFWRLLVIMYRKEKGIQVHSDSDI comes from the coding sequence ATGAGCGTGAACCCTTTCGAGGGATATCGGATTACAAGTTCATTCGGCTATCGGATTCATCCCATTCATGGTGGACAGACGTTTCATCGCGGAATTGATCTCGTGACAGAGCCATGGAATGGTCCCGTATATGCATTTATGGAGGGTAGGGTACGTTTTGCTTCCGAGGGAGTTACAGGCTCTGGATTCGGCGGTTACGGGCTTACAGTAGCACTTCAGGATCATCGAGGCTATTTACATTGTTATGCGCACCTTTCGCGTATTGCTGTGACTGTCGGACAACGAGTAAAGCGAGGTCAGCTTATCGGTAATCAGGGAAGCACGGGTCAGAGCACCGGCCCGCATGTACATTATGAGATTCGTAAAACAAGTGCGCCATCGTACGGGTATACAGCCAGTGAAGATGGTGTGACGGAACCGGGAGCATATCTACAGGCCGAATACGGAACTGCATCTCAGGAACAGGAGGCTCCGCCGATGACCACTGAGCAGAAGAGAATGTTTGAAGCTATGCAGAAGACGCTGGAGATTCAGGGAGGATGGATTCAGCAACAGAAGCAACTTTCCAATATGGCTTGTCCCACATGGGCGCAGGAAGCGTTTGACTATTATCGACCGTATATTATGAACGACACAGGCAGTTATGAATTTTGGCGATTACTCGTCATCATGTACCGCAAGGAAAAGGGCATTCAGGTTCATTCGGATTCCGACATATAG
- the sufC gene encoding Fe-S cluster assembly ATPase SufC yields MATNFVIEGLKATIEGKEILKGINLEMKGGEIHAIMGPNGTGKSTLASALMGHPKYEVTDGTITLDGEDVLDMAVDERARAGLFLAMQYPSEIAGVTNSDFLRSAINARRGEGNEISLIKFIRQMEGKMKELDMNPEFAHRYLNEGFSGGEKKRNEILQMMLLDPKIVVLDEIDSGLDIDALKIVANGVNAMKSEDRGFLIITHYQRLLNYITPDYVHVMMQGRIVKSGGPELAHRLEAEGYDWVKEELGITDETVGQEA; encoded by the coding sequence ATGGCTACGAATTTCGTCATTGAAGGTCTGAAAGCGACGATCGAAGGTAAGGAAATCCTGAAAGGCATCAACCTGGAAATGAAAGGTGGAGAAATCCACGCAATCATGGGACCGAACGGAACAGGTAAATCCACTCTGGCTTCTGCATTGATGGGTCACCCTAAATATGAAGTAACAGACGGTACAATTACACTTGATGGTGAAGATGTATTGGATATGGCTGTAGATGAGCGCGCACGTGCAGGTCTCTTCCTGGCTATGCAATACCCAAGTGAAATTGCAGGTGTTACGAACTCCGACTTCTTGCGTAGTGCAATCAATGCACGTCGCGGCGAAGGTAACGAGATCTCCCTGATCAAGTTCATTCGTCAAATGGAAGGTAAAATGAAAGAACTCGACATGAACCCTGAGTTCGCTCACCGTTACCTGAATGAAGGTTTCTCCGGTGGTGAGAAAAAACGTAACGAAATTCTGCAAATGATGCTGCTTGATCCGAAAATCGTAGTACTTGATGAAATTGACTCCGGTCTGGACATCGATGCTTTGAAAATCGTTGCAAACGGCGTAAACGCAATGAAGAGCGAAGATCGTGGTTTCTTGATCATCACTCACTATCAACGCCTGCTTAACTACATTACTCCTGACTATGTACACGTTATGATGCAAGGTCGTATCGTGAAATCCGGCGGACCTGAACTGGCACACCGTCTGGAAGCTGAAGGATATGACTGGGTTAAGGAAGAACTGGGAATTACAGACGAAACTGTAGGTCAAGAAGCGTAA
- the sufD gene encoding Fe-S cluster assembly protein SufD, whose translation MTTQTILPVESEALRALSESNNEPGWLTEQRLEALKLASGLALPKLEKQKIERWNVSEYGTYKASEAISSLTEVPASIKDLVQDQAEGSLVIQRNSGTVYSKVSADLAAKGVIFTDLATAVREHGDLVKPYLNTAVKADEHSLAALHAALWNGGVFLYVPKNVEIEVPLQAVLLTDDASATFAPHVLVVAEANSSVTYVDNYVSGELSAPVFHNGVVEVFAKSGAKVRFASVHQLSVNVTDVSFRRAVLENDASIEWIVGEMNNGDTASNTMTVLKGNGSSSDSKVIAVGSGSQKINYTTEARHFGKNTPSQMITRAVMREEASAIINGITKIEKGATKADGQQTEKVLMLSPKARGDANPILLIDEDDVTAGHAASVGQVNAEQIHYLMSRGINRTDAERLIIYGFLAPVVADIPLEALRTQLQSLIERKLGQ comes from the coding sequence ATGACTACACAAACAATTCTTCCGGTTGAATCTGAAGCGCTTCGCGCCTTGTCGGAAAGCAACAATGAACCCGGCTGGTTGACCGAACAGCGGCTCGAAGCTTTGAAGCTTGCGAGCGGGCTTGCGCTTCCTAAACTGGAAAAACAAAAAATCGAACGCTGGAATGTCAGCGAGTACGGAACATATAAAGCAAGTGAAGCTATTTCTTCTTTGACAGAAGTACCTGCTTCCATTAAAGATCTGGTTCAGGATCAAGCTGAAGGCAGCCTGGTTATCCAGCGCAATTCCGGTACGGTCTACTCCAAGGTGTCTGCTGATCTGGCGGCAAAAGGAGTTATTTTTACGGATCTGGCTACAGCGGTTCGCGAACATGGCGATCTGGTAAAACCATATTTGAACACAGCAGTGAAAGCAGATGAGCATTCCCTGGCTGCATTGCATGCGGCACTTTGGAATGGCGGGGTTTTCCTGTATGTTCCGAAAAATGTGGAAATTGAAGTACCACTGCAAGCAGTGCTGCTTACGGATGATGCATCTGCAACGTTTGCACCTCACGTGCTTGTTGTTGCTGAAGCAAACAGCTCTGTAACTTATGTAGATAACTATGTATCTGGCGAACTGTCCGCACCTGTTTTCCACAACGGTGTTGTAGAAGTATTTGCAAAATCCGGTGCTAAAGTACGTTTCGCATCAGTTCATCAACTGAGTGTGAATGTGACTGACGTTTCCTTCCGTCGTGCAGTGTTGGAGAATGATGCTTCCATCGAGTGGATTGTGGGCGAAATGAATAACGGCGATACAGCGAGCAACACGATGACCGTGCTCAAAGGCAATGGATCAAGTTCTGATTCCAAAGTCATCGCTGTAGGTTCCGGTTCACAGAAAATCAACTACACCACAGAAGCTCGTCACTTCGGCAAGAATACGCCAAGCCAGATGATTACACGTGCAGTTATGCGTGAAGAAGCTTCTGCAATCATTAACGGGATCACGAAGATTGAGAAAGGCGCTACCAAAGCCGATGGACAGCAGACAGAGAAAGTATTGATGCTGAGCCCTAAAGCACGTGGAGACGCCAACCCAATCCTTCTTATTGACGAGGATGATGTAACAGCAGGTCACGCGGCTTCTGTTGGTCAAGTCAATGCCGAGCAGATTCATTACTTGATGTCGCGCGGAATTAACCGTACGGATGCCGAACGCTTGATCATTTACGGCTTCTTGGCTCCGGTGGTGGCGGATATTCCTCTGGAAGCACTGCGTACCCAATTGCAGTCTCTCATTGAACGGAAACTCGGACAATGA
- the sufB gene encoding Fe-S cluster assembly protein SufB, with protein sequence MAKKAPEMEEYKYGFRDEHKSIFQTGKGLTAEVVTEISKIKNEPDWMLEFRLKSLKQFEKMPMPKWGGDLDGLDFNEIQYYVRASEKQGKTWEEVPSEIKETFDKLGIPEAEQKFLAGVSAQYESEVVYHNMQKELEDQGVIFMDTDTALREHPEILREYFATVIPPADNKFAALNSAVWSGGSFIYVPKGVKCEVPLQAYFRINSENMGQFERTLIIADEDSFVHYVEGCTAPIYSTNSLHSAVVEIVCKKNARVRYTTIQNWAPNIYNLVTKRAVAEENATMEWVDGNIGSKLTMKYPAVVLKGRGAKGSVLSIAVAGKNQHQDAGAKMIHLAPDTTSTIVSKSISKHGGKVTYRGLASFGRQAEGAKSNIKCDTLILDNESTSDTIPYNEIMNDNIMLEHEATVSKVSEDQLFYLMSRGLTDAEATQMIIMGFIEPFTKELPMEYAVEMNRLIKFEMEGSIG encoded by the coding sequence ATGGCTAAAAAAGCACCAGAAATGGAAGAGTACAAATATGGTTTCCGCGACGAGCACAAATCCATCTTTCAAACCGGTAAAGGTCTGACTGCAGAAGTGGTTACCGAGATTTCCAAGATTAAGAATGAACCGGATTGGATGTTGGAATTCCGTCTGAAATCTTTGAAACAATTCGAAAAGATGCCAATGCCGAAATGGGGCGGAGATCTCGACGGATTGGATTTCAATGAAATTCAGTACTACGTTCGTGCTTCTGAAAAACAAGGTAAAACATGGGAGGAAGTTCCTTCCGAAATCAAGGAAACCTTTGATAAATTGGGTATCCCTGAAGCAGAGCAAAAGTTCCTTGCAGGTGTATCGGCTCAGTATGAGTCCGAGGTTGTCTACCACAACATGCAAAAGGAATTGGAAGACCAAGGTGTAATCTTCATGGATACGGATACGGCTCTCAGAGAGCATCCGGAAATCCTGCGTGAATATTTTGCAACGGTTATTCCGCCAGCAGATAACAAATTTGCTGCACTGAATAGTGCGGTATGGTCCGGAGGAAGCTTCATCTACGTGCCTAAGGGCGTTAAATGTGAAGTGCCTTTGCAAGCCTACTTCCGGATTAACTCCGAAAATATGGGACAATTCGAGCGTACACTCATCATTGCGGACGAAGACAGCTTCGTTCACTATGTAGAGGGCTGTACAGCTCCGATCTACAGCACGAACTCACTGCACAGTGCGGTCGTTGAGATTGTTTGTAAGAAAAATGCACGTGTTCGTTACACAACGATTCAAAACTGGGCACCAAACATCTACAACCTCGTAACTAAACGTGCGGTTGCAGAAGAAAATGCAACGATGGAATGGGTCGATGGTAACATCGGTTCCAAACTGACGATGAAATATCCAGCGGTTGTACTGAAAGGCCGTGGAGCTAAAGGTTCCGTACTCTCCATCGCTGTAGCTGGTAAAAACCAGCATCAGGACGCAGGTGCGAAAATGATCCACTTGGCTCCGGATACAACATCTACGATTGTATCCAAGTCCATCAGTAAACATGGTGGTAAAGTAACGTACCGTGGTTTGGCTTCCTTTGGACGTCAAGCGGAGGGCGCGAAATCCAATATCAAGTGTGATACGCTCATTCTCGATAATGAGTCCACATCGGATACAATTCCTTACAATGAAATCATGAATGATAACATCATGCTGGAGCATGAAGCTACAGTATCCAAAGTGTCCGAGGATCAGCTCTTCTACTTGATGAGCCGCGGTCTGACGGATGCAGAAGCTACACAGATGATCATCATGGGCTTCATTGAGCCATTCACGAAGGAATTGCCAATGGAATACGCTGTTGAGATGAATAGATTGATCAAATTCGAAATGGAAGGTTCTATTGGTTAA
- a CDS encoding jacalin-like lectin produces the protein MRRSIVKKGASLVLSAVVAFTISPLFSPTASAAEGGTVTGSFNVLSYNVGGLPDLVSSSNPKEYTVQISPKLNDYDIINVQEDFNYHNELISQVTLPYLTKTSGIAGFGSGLNSLSKYPFHDLKRITWDKRSGLFDNGSDELTPKGFTAVTYEIAPQVKVDVYNLHADAGGDDKSLEARRDNIRQLSNYIKEHSDGNAVIVFGDTNARYTRAADNIELLMSENGLRDPWIDLIRGGSIPADGDALMDATHLNGPNYEIVDKILYRGSKALSLNAQSYRLENQTFVDPSGKQLSDHYPITAEFVYSTSPKYQLSSTIGGSGGTGFNDLNQIPDAIPSSVVLNSGNRVDGISTLYGDGTNLTHGGQSNIATLNLADGEYLTQATIGQGTRNGDKRIFFVELSTNLGNKIEGGQKTSDEIKLEAPAGWYIAGFYGRAGQELDQLGVIYRPLN, from the coding sequence ATGCGAAGAAGTATAGTCAAAAAGGGAGCATCCTTGGTATTGTCTGCGGTTGTTGCCTTTACGATCTCTCCATTATTTTCACCAACGGCAAGTGCAGCAGAAGGTGGAACGGTAACCGGTTCATTCAATGTACTTAGTTACAACGTAGGTGGTCTTCCGGATCTGGTATCCAGTTCGAACCCGAAGGAGTACACCGTTCAGATTTCTCCCAAATTAAATGACTATGACATCATTAATGTACAAGAGGATTTTAATTATCATAATGAGCTGATATCTCAAGTCACTCTACCGTATTTAACGAAAACAAGCGGAATTGCCGGTTTTGGCAGTGGGTTGAACAGTTTATCCAAATATCCATTCCATGACCTGAAGCGTATTACCTGGGATAAGAGATCGGGTCTTTTTGACAATGGAAGTGATGAATTGACTCCGAAAGGATTCACCGCAGTTACTTATGAGATTGCACCTCAGGTGAAAGTAGACGTATACAATTTGCACGCGGACGCAGGTGGCGACGATAAGTCGCTTGAGGCCAGACGAGATAATATCAGACAGCTCTCCAACTACATCAAGGAGCACTCGGACGGGAACGCGGTTATCGTATTCGGGGATACCAATGCACGGTACACTCGTGCTGCTGACAATATAGAGTTGCTCATGTCCGAGAATGGTTTAAGAGATCCGTGGATCGATTTGATTCGAGGTGGGAGCATTCCTGCTGATGGAGATGCCCTTATGGATGCAACCCATTTAAATGGTCCGAACTATGAGATTGTGGACAAAATTTTGTATCGAGGAAGCAAAGCATTGTCACTTAATGCGCAGAGCTACCGTTTGGAAAATCAAACGTTTGTTGATCCGAGTGGAAAGCAACTCTCCGATCATTATCCGATTACAGCGGAATTCGTGTACAGTACATCTCCAAAGTACCAACTTAGTTCAACGATTGGAGGGTCCGGGGGAACTGGTTTTAATGATCTCAATCAGATTCCAGATGCCATACCCAGCTCTGTAGTGCTTAACTCGGGCAACCGTGTAGATGGCATTTCAACGTTATATGGGGATGGAACGAACCTGACACATGGCGGCCAATCGAACATTGCCACACTGAACCTGGCAGACGGAGAGTACTTAACTCAGGCTACAATTGGTCAGGGGACACGTAATGGAGATAAACGGATCTTTTTCGTGGAGTTGTCCACCAATCTTGGAAATAAAATTGAAGGCGGACAAAAGACCTCGGATGAAATCAAACTTGAGGCACCAGCTGGTTGGTATATCGCCGGGTTTTATGGAAGAGCAGGACAGGAGTTGGATCAACTAGGTGTCATATACCGACCTCTGAATTAA
- a CDS encoding HD-GYP domain-containing protein, which translates to MRVHVTDLKPGDLLKNDVYNSSGLHMLMKGSTLSEDDLSKLLQHGIDYADVEHTTSDLHSDEQTLPSDQTRLLTNLFNDTIKGTESLFQQAMEKGFIDETQVDEILITLTGQLEKQKDVVSLLLMLDGDSDYTYNHSLQVGMLAFYIAGWMGYNPEECLTVAKAGYLHDIGKSKIPSEMLHKPGKLTTEEFDEMKKHTFYGYDIIKESTQDEILATVALQHHEREDGSGYPHGLRGDEIHPYARITAVADVYSAMTTNRVYQTKQELISVLCELYSLSFGQLNGEATQELIKHMLPNFIGKRVLLTTGQTGLIVMNNPADYFRPLVQTSTAFIDLAKERDIAIVEIYVQ; encoded by the coding sequence GTGAGAGTGCATGTTACTGATCTTAAACCTGGTGACCTGTTAAAAAATGATGTATACAACAGTTCGGGTCTCCACATGCTGATGAAAGGTTCCACCCTCAGTGAAGATGACCTATCCAAGCTGCTGCAACATGGAATCGATTACGCAGATGTAGAACATACAACATCCGACCTACACTCTGATGAACAAACCTTACCTTCCGATCAAACCCGTCTGTTAACTAATCTGTTTAACGATACGATCAAAGGTACTGAATCTCTATTTCAGCAAGCGATGGAGAAGGGTTTTATTGATGAGACACAGGTCGATGAGATTTTAATTACCCTAACGGGACAGCTGGAAAAACAAAAAGATGTTGTCTCCTTGTTGCTTATGCTGGACGGGGATAGCGATTATACCTACAACCATTCATTGCAAGTCGGAATGCTCGCTTTTTATATCGCCGGCTGGATGGGCTACAACCCAGAGGAATGTCTAACGGTAGCCAAAGCAGGATATCTTCATGATATCGGAAAGTCCAAGATTCCTTCTGAAATGTTACATAAACCGGGTAAATTGACCACGGAAGAATTCGATGAAATGAAGAAACACACGTTCTATGGATACGATATTATTAAAGAATCCACGCAGGATGAAATTCTGGCAACAGTTGCCCTTCAGCACCATGAGCGCGAGGACGGAAGTGGTTATCCACATGGACTGCGAGGCGACGAGATCCATCCATATGCCCGTATAACGGCTGTAGCGGACGTATACAGCGCCATGACGACCAATCGGGTGTATCAGACCAAACAGGAGCTTATCTCTGTTCTGTGCGAATTGTACAGCCTTAGCTTCGGTCAGTTAAATGGTGAAGCAACACAGGAACTGATCAAACACATGCTACCTAATTTTATCGGTAAAAGGGTTCTGCTCACCACGGGTCAGACGGGACTCATTGTCATGAATAATCCTGCAGATTATTTCCGACCACTCGTTCAGACCTCTACGGCCTTTATTGATTTAGCGAAGGAAAGAGATATTGCTATCGTTGAAATCTATGTACAGTAA